In the genome of Mycobacterium kansasii ATCC 12478, one region contains:
- a CDS encoding aspartate kinase: MALVVQKYGGSSVADADRIRRVAERIVETRKQGNDVVVVVSAMGDTTDDLLDLAQQVCPVPPPRELDMLLTAGERISNALVAMAIESLGAQARSFTGSQAGVITTGTHGNAKIIDVTPGRVRAALDEGRIVLVAGFQGVSQDTRDVTTLGRGGSDTTAVALAAALRADVCEIYTDVDGIFTADPRIVHNARKLDTVTFEEMLEMAACGAKVLMLRCVEYARRYNIPVHVRSSYSDRPGTVVVGSIKDVPMEDPILTGVAHDRSEAKVTIVGLPDIPGYAAKVFRAIADAEVNIDMVLQNVSKIEDGKTDITFTCSRDVGPTAVAKLDSLKDEIGFAQVLYDDHIGKLSLIGAGMRSHPGVTATFCEALAAVGVNIDLISTSEIRISVLCRDTELDKAVVALHEAFGLGGDEEATVYAGTGR; this comes from the coding sequence GTGGCGCTCGTCGTGCAGAAGTACGGCGGATCCTCGGTGGCCGATGCCGACCGGATTCGCCGGGTCGCCGAACGCATCGTCGAGACCAGGAAGCAGGGCAACGACGTAGTGGTCGTCGTCTCCGCGATGGGCGACACCACCGACGACCTGCTGGACCTGGCCCAGCAGGTGTGTCCGGTCCCGCCGCCGCGCGAGCTCGACATGCTGCTGACCGCCGGTGAGCGCATCTCCAACGCGCTGGTGGCCATGGCGATCGAATCGCTGGGCGCCCAGGCCCGGTCGTTCACCGGTTCGCAGGCCGGGGTGATCACCACCGGCACGCACGGCAACGCCAAGATCATCGACGTCACCCCGGGGCGGGTGCGGGCCGCGCTCGACGAAGGCCGCATCGTTCTGGTCGCCGGATTCCAAGGCGTCAGCCAGGACACCCGCGACGTCACCACCCTGGGCCGCGGCGGCTCGGACACCACCGCGGTCGCCCTGGCGGCCGCGCTGCGCGCCGACGTCTGTGAGATCTACACCGACGTCGACGGCATCTTCACCGCCGATCCGCGAATCGTGCACAACGCGCGCAAGCTGGACACGGTCACGTTCGAAGAGATGCTCGAGATGGCGGCCTGCGGCGCCAAGGTACTGATGCTGCGCTGTGTGGAATACGCCCGCCGCTACAACATTCCGGTGCACGTCCGCTCGTCGTATTCGGACAGGCCGGGCACCGTCGTCGTCGGATCGATCAAGGACGTACCCATGGAAGACCCCATCCTGACCGGAGTCGCGCACGACCGCAGCGAAGCCAAGGTGACCATTGTCGGGCTGCCCGACATCCCCGGATATGCGGCCAAGGTGTTCCGCGCCATCGCCGACGCCGAGGTGAACATCGACATGGTGCTGCAGAACGTGTCCAAGATCGAGGATGGCAAGACCGACATCACCTTCACCTGCTCGCGTGACGTCGGGCCGACCGCGGTGGCCAAGCTGGACTCGCTCAAAGACGAGATCGGCTTCGCCCAGGTGCTCTACGACGATCACATCGGCAAGCTGTCGCTGATCGGGGCGGGCATGCGCAGCCATCCCGGGGTGACAGCGACGTTCTGTGAGGCGCTGGCCGCGGTCGGGGTGAACATCGATCTGATCTCCACGTCGGAGATCCGCATCTCGGTGCTATGCCGAGACACCGAGCTGGACAAGGCGGTGG
- the leuA gene encoding 2-isopropylmalate synthase, whose translation MTNPDTPDAYRSARTVIKPSGPPRPGQPAWNPQRGTSMPVHRYRPFAEEVEPIRLADRSWPDRVITHAPLWCAVDLRDGNQALIDPMSPARKRRMFDLLVRMGYKEIEVGFPSASQTDFDFVREIIEQGAIPDDVTIQVLTQCRPELIERTFEACQGAAKAIVHFYNSTSILQRRVVFKADRAAVQAIAVDGARKCVEEAAKYPGTQWRFEYSPESYTGTELEYAKQVCDAVGEIIRPTPDNPIIFNLPATVEMATPNVYADSIEWMSHNLANRDSVILSLHPHNDRGTAVAAAELGYQAGADRIEGCLFGNGERTGNVCLVTLGLNLFSRGVDPQIDFSNIDEIRRTVEYCNQLPVHERHPYGGDLVYTAFSGSHQDAINKGLDAMKFDADAADTDVDDMLWQVPYLPIDPRDVGRTYEAVIRVNSQSGKGGVAYIMKADHGLVLPRRLQIEFSQVIQKISEGEGGEVSPKEMWDAFAQEYLAPVRPLERVKQHIDVVEEESGTTSITATVKIDGVETEVTGTGNGPLAAFVHALGDVGFDVAVLDYSEHAMSAGDDAQAAAYVEASVGGRTVWGVGIAPSITTASLRAVVSAINRASR comes from the coding sequence GTGACCAATCCTGATACACCCGACGCGTATCGATCGGCCCGAACCGTCATCAAACCTTCCGGCCCACCGCGACCCGGCCAGCCCGCGTGGAATCCGCAGCGGGGAACCTCGATGCCGGTCCACCGGTACCGGCCCTTCGCCGAAGAAGTCGAGCCCATCCGCCTCGCCGATCGCAGTTGGCCGGACCGCGTCATCACCCACGCCCCGTTGTGGTGCGCAGTGGATCTGCGCGACGGCAACCAGGCGCTGATCGACCCGATGAGCCCGGCCCGCAAGCGCCGCATGTTCGACCTGCTGGTCCGCATGGGCTACAAGGAGATCGAGGTCGGGTTCCCGTCGGCCAGCCAGACCGACTTCGACTTCGTCCGCGAGATCATCGAGCAGGGCGCCATTCCCGACGACGTCACCATCCAGGTGCTGACCCAATGCCGTCCCGAACTGATCGAGCGCACCTTCGAGGCGTGTCAGGGTGCCGCCAAGGCGATCGTGCATTTCTACAACTCGACGTCGATCCTGCAGCGCCGGGTGGTGTTCAAAGCCGACCGGGCCGCGGTGCAGGCCATCGCCGTCGACGGCGCCCGCAAGTGCGTCGAAGAGGCAGCCAAATATCCCGGCACGCAATGGCGTTTCGAGTACTCGCCGGAGTCCTACACCGGCACCGAGCTCGAATACGCCAAACAGGTCTGCGACGCCGTCGGCGAAATCATCCGGCCGACGCCGGACAACCCGATCATCTTCAACCTGCCCGCCACCGTCGAGATGGCCACACCCAACGTCTACGCCGACTCGATCGAGTGGATGAGCCACAACCTGGCCAACCGCGACTCCGTCATTCTGAGCCTGCATCCGCACAACGACCGCGGAACAGCCGTCGCCGCAGCCGAATTGGGCTACCAGGCCGGCGCCGACCGGATCGAGGGCTGCCTGTTCGGCAACGGCGAGCGCACCGGCAACGTCTGCCTGGTGACGTTGGGGCTGAACCTGTTCTCCCGCGGCGTGGACCCACAGATCGACTTCTCCAACATCGACGAGATCCGGCGCACGGTGGAGTACTGCAACCAGCTGCCGGTGCACGAGCGGCACCCCTACGGCGGCGACCTGGTCTACACCGCGTTCTCCGGCAGCCACCAGGACGCCATCAACAAGGGCCTCGACGCAATGAAGTTCGACGCCGACGCCGCCGACACCGACGTTGACGACATGCTGTGGCAAGTTCCCTATCTGCCGATCGACCCGCGTGATGTCGGCCGGACCTACGAGGCGGTGATCCGCGTCAATTCACAGTCCGGCAAGGGCGGGGTGGCCTACATCATGAAGGCCGACCACGGGCTGGTCTTGCCACGAAGGCTGCAGATCGAGTTCTCGCAGGTGATTCAGAAGATCAGCGAGGGTGAGGGCGGCGAGGTCTCGCCCAAGGAGATGTGGGACGCGTTCGCGCAGGAGTATCTGGCCCCGGTGCGGCCGCTGGAGCGGGTAAAGCAGCACATCGATGTCGTCGAGGAAGAAAGCGGCACCACCAGCATCACCGCCACGGTCAAGATCGATGGGGTGGAGACCGAGGTGACCGGCACCGGCAACGGACCGCTGGCCGCTTTCGTCCACGCGCTGGGTGACGTCGGGTTCGACGTCGCCGTGCTCGATTACTCCGAACACGCGATGAGCGCCGGCGACGATGCTCAGGCCGCGGCGTATGTCGAGGCTTCGGTGGGGGGCCGGACCGTCTGGGGTGTGGGCATTGCGCCGTCGATCACCACCGCGTCGCTGCGTGCCGTGGTGTCGGCAATCAACCGGGCATCTCGCTGA